Below is a window of Humulus lupulus chromosome 2, drHumLupu1.1, whole genome shotgun sequence DNA.
CGCAACGACCCAGAAGATGTATGTCTCAGAGGCCCCTGCTGCAGCCAGCTTTCTTTTGATACGACCCTTTTCCTATACCAACAACATCAACTACTCCAACTCTAAGGTTTCGTTTGCTGCCGCCCGGTTTCctgccaccaccaccactaccaccgcCAAGTGTGGTTGCACCACCGCTAACCAGACCCCCATTGGAGATGATGTGTTTTCAGTTACTTCTTCCAGCTCCAGTGACTTTGATTACTTGGGAGAGAGCACCAAAGGAGATTTGAACCTCAACTTGGACCATCTTCACTCATTGGGTATCTATCAAAACCGCTTCTTTTGCCCCcctatttatttctttctttagcCCACTTCTTCTCCCTTTTACTTTGCAGCCATTGATGGCCAATCAACATTAGAAGGTCCCATTGAAGAAGTAGCCTGGATGGAGGCTGAAGAAGCTGAGAATTTGCTTAGGGACCTCGGTATTCCGGTGCTTTTTTTTACTCTCTAGACAATAAAATGACAGCTTTACTGAACTTGTGCACTTCATTTTTTTTCATATGGGTCTTATTCTTGAGAATCTTCTCCTGCTGCAGAATCCTTCTTCATCCAGATATTCACCTCGTGGTATATTTTGCACTCGCACTTTGAATCTCAGATCAATAAGTGCCATTGGATATGATATGGACTATACTTTGGTGCATTACAATGTCATGGTAACATTACCTTTCTCCTttatcttatgactaacttatatCTTTGTGTTGCTAAATGGACCGTCATCAATTTGAGCTTTCTTTACTTATCACCGCTCAGTAGATATCAAGTGATTTTGGTAATGGCTGCAAGTTTATCATTACGATAAAATCTATTTTTTCATAGTACATTTAGTTGGGATTTTGAGGGGGGTTCTTGTCTCACATGGATTCACTTTCTTGTAGGCTTGGGAAGGAAGAGCTTATGATTACTGTATGGACAATCTGAGGAAAGTGGGTTTCCCTGTTGATGGACTTTCTTTTGACCCTGACTTGGTACCAACTTTGTTTAAGTAGTTGATGTATTTATTCATAAACTCAGTCCTTTGTAATCTCACTACTTTCTTCCATCGTTTTGCATAGGTTATTAGAGGCCTTGTAATTGACAAGGAGAAAGGGAACTTGGTTAAGGCTGATCGATTTGGTTACGTAAAAAGGGCTATGCATGGCACCAAAATGTTATCTACTCGAGCTGTAAGGTATATTTTGGACCTTGTTGATTTGGTTCCAGCAATATGGAAGACATAGCTTGCTTGTTGCAACATATTTGTTTGAGCTATGTTGGTCTAAGAGACCACATGAGAAATGCACATTCTTTCAATCTATCAAAGAAAATACATTACTGGCACGCCCTATTAAGTGAAAATTGCATAATAAACATCCTATACTTTCTTTTAGGAAGTTATCTTGGGGTTACTGACTGATATTATTAGTGCATTTTATTCTTCAAAATTTCAAATAGATTGGTTGCACCACCTTTTCACCCTACTATGTGTTCATAGgcttaaattttatgtatttcGGTACATCATTTGTGTAAAAGAGGAAAAAAAACAGTTTGTTTTTATCATTGAACTTCACTTTTCTGCATCGAAGTGAGATTTATGGGAGGGAATTAGTGGATCTCCGGAAGGAGAGTCGATGGGAGTTTCTCAACACATTGTTCTCTGTTTCAGAAGCTGTGGCATATATGCAGGTAATTTACTGTCACTAATATATTTGTTCTGTTTTTGTATGTtgaataattttaaattaatctTGAAATAATAAGTAGGATTTCAATTTATGGATATTTGAGGATCTACACATGTTACTTTGACACTGTTATTTTACTTAATATGTCTTTTCTAATTTATAAGGATGATAATTTAAGGTTATTCCTGCATGTCTTATTTTTCTCCCTTTTCTAAGGAACAATATAATTGACCTAAAGTTATATCATATGATTTCTTGCAGATGGTTGACAGACTGGATGATGGAACCATAACTGCAGAACTTGGTCCACTTGACTATAAAGGGCTTTATAAGGCACTGTACATAGAGATTTTGTTTACAGACTACTAGTATTAGTTATTTATGCTCCTTTTAACTTCCAATATGGTTTTCAGGCTGTTGGAAGAGCCCTCTTCAGGGCACATGTAGAGGGTCAGCTTAAGGTAATAATGTATTAATTAGTTATGCTTTTATTATTGCCTTTATTAGACCAGAGTCAACTGATAATGGCAATATTACAGAGTGAGATAATGTCCAAACCTGAACTGTTTGTGGAGCCTGATCCGGAACTACCTTTAGCACTTTTGGATCAAAAGGAGGTATGCAACAACTTTTTTTTCCTTTGTATGCGGAATGTGAAATCAAGTCTTACTCACACTGACATTCTCATTTGTCAGGCTGGTAAAAAACTTCTGCTCATTACCAACTCAGATTACCATTACACAAACAAAATGATGCAGCATTCTTTTGATAGATATCTTCCAAACAATATGGGTTGGAGGGATCTCTTTGACATTGTGAGTGAACACTCTAATTCTTGCCAAAATTCaatgaatgatagtgtttgtgCAGGTTTAGAAATATTCCTTGTCGTCAACCACATTGGTAAAGTTGCATGCTCTGTTTGCAAAAATCTCAGAACGTCTTGCTTTAACCAGAAATATGATCAACCTTAGAATTATGACTGATTATCAAGAATGCCAAGTcactatttttgtttattttgctaTTGTTGTTTATAACAGGTAATAGTCTCAGCCAGGAAACCGGAGTTTTTTCAAATGGCACAACCAATGTATGAGGTGGTGACGGGTGAGGGTCTTATGCGTCCATGCTTCAAGGCTGAAACAGGTGATTTCTATTCTAGTGCCTGTGCTCATTAGTCATTACAATAGATGATGCTTAATCCATTCAATCCATTATGTTTGTCTTCAGGGGGTTTATACTCTGGGGGTAGCGCTCAGATGGTTGAGAGTTCCCTAAACATTCATGGAGATGAAATATTATATGTGGGTGATCATATATACACAGACGTAAGTCAATCCAAAGTCCACCTGCGATGGCGAACAGCATTGATTTGTCGAGAGCTGGAAGAAGAGGTCAGTGTATACTTAGTTTCCTCTTTATATTCAGTACACAGAAAAGCATGGAAGTGGACGGCAACTGAAGAAGTATTTCTAGGAGTCAGGATATCATTGTAATTAAGAATCACTTGTTGCTTTGGATATACACTACTAACTTATTTGCTTTAGAGCTTGCAAAGGTTTATGCTTCTTTTGACTAACTGAATCATGAAAAGCTTTTCATTGTGTCATGAAATATTGAAAGTGCAGTATCGTGCCTTGATTCGTAGCCGAGTTCATAGAGAATCATTGATAGAGCTCATAAATCAGAAGGAAGTTGTAGGAGATCTTTTCAACCAACTTCGACTTGCGCTGCAAAGGCGAACTAAAGGGCGtcctgctcaagtaggctttcattCACCACTGTGGGCTTAGAGATGAAAAGCATAgaaaaagaaaatacaaaaaaaaactataaaactaATCTACTGCTTTTTACTGTTGCCTTAAAAAAAATGCTTTCAGACTCTTGCTGCCACAAACATGGATGATCAAGATCTTACAGAATGTATGCAAAAGCTACTTATAGTTATGCAAAGACTAGACACTAAAATCGCTACAATGCTAGAAGCAGATGGAGAGCTCTTCAACAAGAGGTAaaataatatatgcatatataatatattatatgtacATTATATATACCTATGTGTTCTCAGACTTGCATCATCTGCGGGTTAAGTTGAGCTCTTTCTGTTCTATATTAGGTGGGGCTTTCTTTCACGAGCAGGTTTATGGGACAAAAGCCATATAATGAGACAAATTGAGAAGTAATGTACCTTTACAAATACTTCATATTTTTCTTTACAAATACTTCTTGGAACCTTCTAACTAAAATGATGTAAAAAAACTCTCAAATTGCAGGTATGCAGATATATATACTTCTAGAGTGTCAAATTTTTTGCACTACACACCATTTATGTATTTCCGCTCTCAAGAACAGGTAATTTGAGATTAAGGCATCATCTTTCGATGATTTGGATTATCACTTTTTCTTAACACTCACTAACTTCTGCATATCCTTCTTTTAATGCAGACGCTTGCCCAtgattcatataaccattctatGTTTAATGGGTCTGCTACCATCGACAACCACCAATAAAATCACAACTATTGTAATGTTAGTTGTTAAGACCATTTATGTGGTTGTTATTTTGGAACTATTACATATTAAACTTGTAGTTAACTGCTGAAACTTGGAGTTAAACAAAGATGCAATAAAATAAGATTTTCTAATGCCATCTTTTTCCTTTACCTCACAAGTTACACTACCCATACTGAACAGTGAATATGTACTCAAACAGAAGACCAAAACGAAATTTGTATATAATCATCTCTACAAGCCACTATGCCACAAGCTTAGTGTTGCACATGAAATATATTCTATTAGCATTGGACTTTATACAGCATTCAATCCAAAGTGGATTCCTGTGATCACTTTCACAGCCTAGTAATTTGTTCATCTTCTCTGTTTTTAAAGCATCTGAGGCAGAGGTGAAATCCTCAAAGAAAACATCCTGCAAGTGTCAACCAACATTAATCAGAAGATGAGTTACAAAAATGCAAAATAAATGTTGAACTTCTCTGATAAGTAATATgggatattattattattaccccATGGTGGCCATCTAATAAGGCATGGATTCTTGCAGTTGGATCTTCTAGTGTCAGTATAATCCTACAGTCTCCATTCTGGATAAGAAAGCTATCCAAATTTGAAGGGCAGATTGCTACTACTCGAGCAACACATCTCACTATGGTTTCaatctaaaaataataatatgcaaTACATTTATACCAGCCAAATATTTAAGCTAATGTATTAGTTTGGAACTCTTTTGAATGAATATATGATACACAAATAGCTAATGCATGGGAAAAAAGGTAAAATATCAGTTATAAAACCTCTGTGTGAGTGATGAGATCCATCAATGTTGCAAATGGAAATTCTGTGGAATCTACCACTGAAAAGAATAAATAACACGTACAAAACATGCATAAGCATAAGCAGCAGGCTGCTACATTGATTATGAATGATATATTTGCTAGTGCTTGCTTTATCAAAAGTACGTACCAGTTAAACCAGATAGCGGATTACTTCCAAAAGGCAAACGACCTTCTCTGCCCACTCCacgctcatccattgctctgaaGATATCAAATTCAAAAATAGTGTGTAATACTACCAAGCAGCATATTTTGAGAGATTTAAGTAGAAAATTATTACCTTTTACATTCCATGACAATTGGATCACTGTTAGGAAGGAGCCTAACCTTAGTGGTGGGAAGCAAACTACCAAGCCATAAACCAGATTCTGATTCTTCACATTTCATGTTGCGAATCTTCACCCATTGCTCCATTTCTTCTTGAAAGTAGGGACTCATATCAACAGGAGCCATCACTCTCAACACAGTTCCAACACAAGGAAATTTACTAAGGATTAGCATATTTAGCGTTGTCGGTTCAATTTCCAGTGGTAAAGGGTCTAGTTCTGCTTCTTCATGCCTGATGAACAAACCGTATTCGTGTGAAGGTTTGCAAAGACAAAAAAATAGATTTGAGAAGCCATAAAGTTCATAACTAACATGTCTTACATTGTTTGCACTTTTAATGGAGGTGCATCGTTTCCATCCCACACAAAAAGCATGCACCCACCTTCCAATTGTTGGACATACAAAACCTTGTTTGAGCAGAAAAAGAAGACTGGTAAGACAAATTCATCAAAAACTCATTAATTAAGATAATAATGATAAGAGTTAGCCGCTCACCTGACATACTAAATCAAAGAACATCTTAGTTCCTAGATCTTTGATTGTTATAAGATATTCATTCCTTCCTAGTATAGAAAACACACAAGTGAGAACACTtcagtctattttttttttcatttgacaATTCAAGAAATCAAACAAAATGTTATTTAGTTAAACTTTACCAGCACTGACTTCATAATGACTACTCAAAGCCCTCATAGAGGTAATGCAAGGGATGTCATGTTTTTGGAGATGAAAACCAGGTGAAGTTTGATATGGAGTATTGGTGGTAGTTTTGACATCAAATAAAGCGAATGATGAAGTTTGTTTGTAATAAACAGCACAAA
It encodes the following:
- the LOC133819624 gene encoding protection of telomeres protein 1a-like, giving the protein MRDRSDFMRIREAVALYNSRRKSTQKFKLVGFVIEFSLPRKSQGTDYVTTIKVVDELLAELSINMFAEKEEHLPHLNSYKDLIVLNNVMMKHYVDGDEICAVYYKQTSSFALFDVKTTTNTPYQTSPGFHLQKHDIPCITSMRALSSHYEVSAGRNEYLITIKDLGTKMFFDLVCQVLYVQQLEGGCMLFVWDGNDAPPLKVQTMHEEAELDPLPLEIEPTTLNMLILSKFPCVGTVLRVMAPVDMSPYFQEEMEQWVKIRNMKCEESESGLWLGSLLPTTKVRLLPNSDPIVMECKRAMDERGVGREGRLPFGSNPLSGLTVVDSTEFPFATLMDLITHTEIETIVRCVARVVAICPSNLDSFLIQNGDCRIILTLEDPTARIHALLDGHHGDVFFEDFTSASDALKTEKMNKLLGCESDHRNPLWIECCIKSNANRIYFMCNTKLVA
- the LOC133819623 gene encoding uncharacterized protein LOC133819623, coding for MYVSEAPAAASFLLIRPFSYTNNINYSNSKVSFAAARFPATTTTTTAKCGCTTANQTPIGDDVFSVTSSSSSDFDYLGESTKGDLNLNLDHLHSLAIDGQSTLEGPIEEVAWMEAEEAENLLRDLGIPNPSSSRYSPRGIFCTRTLNLRSISAIGYDMDYTLVHYNVMAWEGRAYDYCMDNLRKVGFPVDGLSFDPDLVIRGLVIDKEKGNLVKADRFGYVKRAMHGTKMLSTRAVSEIYGRELVDLRKESRWEFLNTLFSVSEAVAYMQMVDRLDDGTITAELGPLDYKGLYKAVGRALFRAHVEGQLKSEIMSKPELFVEPDPELPLALLDQKEAGKKLLLITNSDYHYTNKMMQHSFDRYLPNNMGWRDLFDIVIVSARKPEFFQMAQPMYEVVTGEGLMRPCFKAETGGLYSGGSAQMVESSLNIHGDEILYVGDHIYTDVSQSKVHLRWRTALICRELEEEYRALIRSRVHRESLIELINQKEVVGDLFNQLRLALQRRTKGRPAQTLAATNMDDQDLTECMQKLLIVMQRLDTKIATMLEADGELFNKRWGFLSRAGLWDKSHIMRQIEKYADIYTSRVSNFLHYTPFMYFRSQEQTLAHDSYNHSMFNGSATIDNHQ